The DNA segment TGTTGTGATCATCATCTCCAGTTTGGCTTCTTTGGCTCTTCACTCTGCCCAGACAAGACTCCTCCGCCACTATTCAGACTTCTCTTCCCTATGTTGTTGTCGTTGTTCCATGAAAACCCTTCTGTGTTTCTTCTTGTTGTTGCCAAAGGTGGAAAGTTTATGTTCTGCTTTAAGAGAACATCCACCGGTCTTGCGCTCAATCGGTTTGTTGCTGTTGTCGAGTGAAGGTGTTTCCTTGAGGAGAAGCTACTGCTGCAGGGTAAGTCCAGTCTCTGTGTGTTCATGGGAAAATGTACTGAAACTGTTGCTGCTACTGCTTCACTCCTTAGTCTTCCGGTCGGTGACAACAATGAAGAACTTGAACAGCCTGCCAACATCCTCTAAAATAATCTACCCACCCAAATGTCTAAGTGTGTGCGTGTGTTTGCACAAACAACAATTGATGAAAAATGGAATCCGATGAGAAAGGAAATATAATCAAATGGTTTTTTTTCTGCTCCtctgttttctttatgaaatcAAAAAGAGTCCTAAATgaagataaataataaattttgttaaatcaaaatgaaaagaatTTTTCTCTGTGACTTAAAAATGCAGTGTTGAGAGAAAGAAATAGTAAAAGAGGTTTTATTATTGAGTTTAgaaattatatatctatatataagaaGATATCAACTTGTGATATCTTATGTGGGTTTTAGAAATTGTGTTTTGGGTGCTTGAGTTTTGAGTGATTTTTTCAAGTTAATAAAGAGAGATATTCTTTATTGTGATCATACAATCTTTAAAAGCTTATATTTAGTATCAGAACAAAacctaaaattatttttgtagagCCATGAAAGATATTACGACATTGGCAACAACAAGTAAGACATGTGGGAGCGGAATGTGTTAGAGAAGCAAGGTTATAAACCTTAATGTTTCGACTGAAGATCAAGGATACATAAACTATTGATGACTTCGTTCGCGAACGCTTTCTGAAATCCCATCCAAGACATCGACATTAGGAGAAAACATCGAAGAAGCCAAGCTtgtaaaaaattcttaaagaatttCCTGAGAAAAAAGTACATTCATAAAGTGGCATCTTTGGAACAAATCTTGGATCTCAAGATCACAAGTTTTGAAGATATAATTGGACGTCTAAAAACATATGAAGAGCGTAtatgcgaagaagaagaaactcaagAGAATCAAAACAACAAGATGATGTATGCAAATATGGAAACTTCTCAAGCTCCCCAAGGTCGTGGATACAATGGGTTCAACGGAGAAAGCAGATGTCGGGGTCGTCGAGGACAATATTACAATCGTGGTAGAAGACGTGGTAGAAACTCTTACTGGAACGAAGACTTGTCTCGAATAACCTGTTTTCGTTGCGATAAGAATGGCTACTTCGCCTTTACGTGTTCTGACAGACTACTAAAACTCCAAGAAGCTAGTGAGAACAAGGACGAGGTAACACAAACAGCGGACGCCTTAATGATGCATGAGATTGTATACTTGAACGAGAAGAACGTTAAGCCAAAATAATTCGAATCTGGTGTGGATGCAGATCGAATATGGTATTTCGATAACGGCGCGAGTAACCATATGACCAGAAACAAAGATTATTTCCGGAGTATTGATGAAACAATTACTGATAAGGTGAGGTTCGGAGATGATTCGAGAATAGATATAAAAGGGAATTTTTTGTCTTGTTCATCAGTCAACATGGTGTGTAAAAACTCTTGGCGGACGTCTACTTCATACCTTAATTGAGAAGCAACATCATAAGTTTAGGATAGGCAACCGAGTCCGTATGCGACATCAGAATGAAAGAAGATGTTCGTACCTTACACAACAAGGATGGGAACTTGATCGTGAAGGCAAAAAGATCTAAAAATTGTCTTTATAAGGTACGAATGGAGATCGTTGATTCAAAACATTTGTGAAGATAATGATTATATGACAAAACATTTGACGACAAGATCCAAACAAGAGATTCTAAGCATGAATGTAACCAAACTAAAATACTTTTGTTTATGTGTtcataatcatttttttatgtCAAAGATAGCATCAGATACTAGAATATATAACATAGATATGTAAAGTggaaaaaacaaacaattatGAAGTCAACAATGTAAAAGCAGgaacttttttttgtgtgtgtttaattTACACTCTTTAAGTTTcaagtttcaaaatttatcaAGAAAGCCTAAAATGAAGCTGGAATGTTGTCTTCAGTCTAGTGTTTAATGCCATAATGGTCAATGAGACACAAcacatttgaaaaataaaaagaactatACAAGAACCTTCATGTCCTGGTTACTGAGTTTTCACATCTTTAAAATTTGGCCGTTCACAAAAacagatttatttttaatgtttatttttatttccgtCTGCAActacttaaaagttaaaagagtATTTATTATTACTATCCAATAACAGAAATGTGTAAGGACTTGCCTCTCCACTCTATTTAAGGACCATCATATGGTTTAGTTGACAAAACATGCCAATtagcttctcttctttctccttttttttctacacgttttcattttttgtcaacttaCACAAACTGACAACAcataagaaaaccaaaagaaaatgtaaTTTCTAAAAACAAGACCCTCTTGTGTTCAATCCATCTAGATGGGAGGTAAGTTcatcatgcatatatataatcttCTCCATAACGTGTACTACTCCAAGTTACATGTGAACACAACTAATCGACCTAGTGAAACATTGAGATCAGAATAGACTAATGCATCCAAGAATTTCTTGTTATTTGGAGGGGGTATGAGATTCTGTGTTGGAATTGACTTCACCAAAGTTCAAATGGCAGTTTTCCTTCATAGTTAGACTCAATAAAAAAGTGATCTATGAAGTTAAGAGAAGTTCTgataaatacaattttttctGTCTAATCACTTGGAGGAGATTACTAAAAGATTGTATGTGCGTAAAGGTAAGAACTTACTGAAGACAAACTGCTGCTCAAGGCGGATACAAATGAAGATCAAACTCAACATATTGGTAAGAAGATGAATGATATGGGCGTGTAGCCACATACAAGTAACGAGTCTCCATCCTTGATTTGTTGATCTTCATACAACATCAAAGCATGAAGAACAAGTGAAGAAGACGAACTATATTTATATCGTCTTTCTCCTTTAATCTTCCCAACTGCAAACCTTCTGAACCAAACCAAGGCTCCCCTGACTCTTCCTCATTAAACACGTCAGCCTCCTCCCTGCCACGTCAGACTCGAGCTAATAGAAGTCTATCAGTCTCCATCCTTGATGCTCATGTACTACTTTTCCTCCATTCCAATGCTCCCATTTTATCCAGTCTGAAACAAGAATCTGAGTAAAACCGAATCATGCACACAGTGTTTGAGCTAAACCAAATCAAATCCATCAGACAACGATTGCCAATGAAATTTTCAAATCCTAATACCAAAGCAGAGAAGTCATAACACAACCCTAGCAAGCTTTATTTCAGCTTCGAAAAGGTCAAAATCAATTGCAAATTAGGGAACAAAAAGATTGAAATGCTTATCAAGGATGAttaaaaatagcattcaaaaaaagaaagttcaTGAATTCAAGGCATCTAAATCAGGGCCACCCATCTCTCATCTGTTCTTGCAGATGACGCTTCAATCTTCTGCAAAGTAACAAAAGGAGAAACCCACCAACTACTATCCATCTTACAAACATATCTGGAGGCATCAGGTCAATAAATCAATTACAATAAATCCGTGATCACTTTTGCCAAAGCTACGCCTGATACTGTCCATAATCAAATCCTTAGTCAAACCGGAATAACTAAAATAGGTGGTTCTCGGAAGTACCTAGGATTACTAGAACACATTGttaggaaaagaaaagaagtctTTGATTATACAGCAGATAATTCAAATCAAGATGGATAGTTGGTATACTAAGTTTCTGTCTCCAGCTAGAAAAGAGAATTCTATTGAAGTCTGCTATAACTGCTTTGCCTACCAATACAATGTCTTCTTTTATGCTTCCTAAAGGAATCCTTCAGAATATAACTAAGGCAATGCGTAACTTCTGGTGGTCTGCCTCAAAAGAACGCCACAAGATCCTTTGAATAGCATGGAACAAGATCACATAACCAAAGAGTGAAGGAAAACTAGGCATTAGATGAAAGAGGATAACAACCATCAGTTATATCTTAGATAAGATAGAATATTGTGTATAAGAATATTCTGTAAAGTCAAGCATAATATCCCTGATATCTTGTAACTGAACAAGTTATATATACGTGAATAATACGATGAACATTTCAAGGGAAAATCATTtgctttcatggtatcagagggTTTTCATTCCTAAAAccttcctctcttcttcttcttcttctcctctacGCTCTCCTCTTCCTATTATCTCCTCTCCTATTCACTCACGATGGCTAATGCCGCACTCCCTCCTCATGATCGTGCCTATGGGGTTACTAACATTAAAAACCACATCCCTCTCATCCTGGACATCGAAGATCACAACTACGATGCATGGCGTGAGCTCTTTCTCACACACTGCCAAAGCTTTGACGCCTCTGGTCATCTTGACGGCACTCTCTTACCCGCAGATGACAACGACACGGCTTGGACAAAGAAAGATGGATTAGTCATGCTATAGATCTATGGAACCCTTTCAAAGAAGCAATTCCAATACACCTTCAAAACTGGCGGTACGTCCAGAGAGATATGGCTTCGCATAGAGAATTTCTTCAGAAACAACAAGGAAGCTCGCGCAATCCAGTTAGATCACAATCTCAGAACAAAAGAGATAGGAGACTCCTCTATTCATAACTACTGTCAGGACCTAAAGACCACGGCTGATCTTCTTGCCAACGTCGAGGCTCCGGTCTCTGAACGAACCTTGGTGACTTACATGCTCAATGGCCTTAACGCTCGTTATGAAAACATCATCAACGTCATCATGCACCATCAACCATTTCCAACGTTTGAAGAAGCACGCTCTATGCTGATCCTTGAAGAGGAGAGACtcaccaaaacaaagaagacatCTCTGGTTAACAATGATTCTTCATCCTCTGAGAAGATCCTCATGGCTGCAGTGACAAAACCAGATCGCAAAGACCAGGATCAGCCTCAACAAACTCATCAGCGCAACAACTATAGAGGCAGAGGGAGAGGCAACAACAGAGGTCGTGGATGCAACTATAACGGTCAATGTCAACAGTATCAGCAATGGAACACTCCCATGTGGACAAACAACTATCCAATGTGGCAGCAACAATACGTCCCATGGAACCCGTACCAACAACCTTCACTCAATCAAGCTGGACTCCTCAGATCACGTCCTCTCATGGCGCAGCAACAACAACCGCAAGCTCAGATGCCACCACAACAAAAATTTGTACCAACGGTGGACTTTTCTCAAGCTTTCAACACCATGACTCTCGTTGACCCCTCCGACAATCAGTGGTACATGGACTCAGGACCACTTCTCATCTGTCCAACAGCGCAGGTAATCTTACCACCACTTTTAATTTACGCACCAACAAAGCGGTCACCGTTGGTAACGGTAGTAGGATTCCAGTGAGTAAATCCGGTTCTTTCTCATTCCAAACCAACACTCGCCCTTTATCTCTTAATTCCATACTTGTCACTCCTTCCATTATTAAAAATCTTGTTTCTGTTTGCCGTTTTACAAAAGACAACTCATGTTCAATAGAATTTGATCCTCTTGGTTTTACTGTGAATGATCTTCACACGAAGAAGCCAATGCTCCGCAGTGACAGTTCTGGAGATCTTTACCCTCTCTTCCCTTACCAGAAAACTCCGCTGCAACATCACTATGcttttcttccttcttcgtcTGATACATGGCATCGCCGGTTGGCTCACCCAAGCGATGAAACCTTGCatcatcttttttcttcttcggctTTGATTTGTAATAAGAGAGATCCCTCTCATTTGTGTTCAGCTTGTCAATTTGGCAAATCAATAAAACACTCTTTCTCTCCTTCAAAGTCTAATGTCTCGTCTCCTTTTGAGCTTATTCATTCTGATCTCTGGGCTTCTCCAGTTCAAAGCATCAGCGGTATAAAGTATTATGTCCTCTTCTTGGATGAATACTCCCACTTTCTTTGGGTTTACCCTCTCAGACACAAAAGCGAAACATACACCAAATTCCTTCACTTCTCAAATTATATCCAAAACCATTTTCACAAAACAATTAAATCGTTGCAATGTGACAATGAAGGTGAATATAACAATACTCGCTTTCATGAACTCTTCGCGTCGAGAGGTATCACTTTTCGGTTTTCATGCCCATATACCTCTCAACAGAACGGAAAATCCGAAGGATGATTCGAACTGTCAATAACGCTGTTCGAACGCTTTTTTTCAAGCTAAACTACCTCCAACCTTCTGGGTAGAAGCTCTTCACACTGCAGTTCACATTATCAATCTCTTTTCTTCAAAAGCCATTCAAACTAAAGTGCCTTTCACTACCTTGTTCGGCAAGCCAATTTCTTACTCACACTTGAGAGTATTTGGCTGTCTCTGCTTTCCAAATATAAACACCTCTCACACTCCTAAAATATCTCCGATGGCAGCTAAATGCATCTTCTTAGGCTACCCTCCCAATCAAAGAGGTTACAGATGCTACGatatttcaattaaaaagaTCATAATATCACGGCACGTTAACTTCGACGAAACAGTTTTCCCTTACAAAACTTCTGATGATCAACAAACAGATCCATATACCTTTCTTGATACAGAACCATCTCCTCTGTTTCGTCAAATCCTGCAGCAACCCACCTTCGGAACTGCAGCGCCAACACCTATCCCAAATATAGCAGAGCCGCCAACTCAACCTGCACCTCCAGCGGTTGAGGCTCCAAGGCACTCCATGACTACTAGATCCAGACATGGAATATCAAAACCTAAACAGATTCTCTCTCTCACAGCTCAAACACTCACACCTTCGCCTTTGCCAAAAAGCCATCTTCAAGCCTTAAAGGACAAAAATTGGAATCCTTCTATGACTACTGAGTATGATGTTATAATTAAAAGTGGTACGTTTGATTTGGTCCCTAGACCACCTGATGCTAACATTATTCGCTCTATGTGGTTACACAAGCATAAATATGACGCAAATGGAGTGTTTCGCAGACACAAGTCGAGACTTGTTGCCAACAGCAAGTCACAACAACATGGAGTTGACTTCGATGAGACGTTTAGTCCTGTAGTGAAGCCTGCTACAATCCGGACAGTGCTGCATGTTGCTCTGGCTAACGAGTGGCCCATACATCAGCTAGACGTTCAAAATGCTTTCCTCCATGGCACTCTAGACGAAACGGTCTACATGTTCCAACCTCCGGGCTTTGTGGATGCATCAAAACCAAACCATGTATGCAAGCTCAATCGCTCTATTTACGGATTAAAGCAGG comes from the Brassica napus cultivar Da-Ae chromosome A7, Da-Ae, whole genome shotgun sequence genome and includes:
- the LOC106355005 gene encoding uncharacterized protein LOC106355005 — protein: MANAALPPHDRAYGVTNIKNHIPLILDIEDHNYDAWRELFLTHCQSFDASGHLDGTLLPADDNDTKQFQYTFKTGGTSREIWLRIENFFRNNKEARAIQLDHNLRTKEIGDSSIHNYCQDLKTTADLLANVEAPVSERTLVTYMLNGLNARYENIINVIMHHQPFPTFEEARSMLILEEERLTKTKKTSLVNNDSSSSEKILMAAVTKPDRKDQDQPQQTHQRNNYRGRGRGNNRGRGCNYNGQCQQYQQWNTPMWTNNYPMWQQQYVPWNPYQQPSLNQAGLLRSRPLMAQQQQPQAQMPPQQKFVPTVDFSQAFNTMTLVDPSDNQWYMDSGPLLICPTAQVILPPLLIYAPTKRSPLVTVVGFQ